The Kribbella sp. HUAS MG21 genome includes the window GATCGCGATGGCCGTGATCATCTCGGTGATCGGCTCGCTGCTGGCGTTCTCGCAGTTCTACATCCTCACCCGCGGCGGTCCGGGGACGGACACCACCACGGTGGTCCAGTACATCTACAACCGGGCGTTCGTCCAGCTCCAGCTCGGCGCCGCCACGGCACTGTCGATCGTGCTGGTGATCGTCGTCGGGCTCGTCACGGCCGCCCAGTTCCGCCTGCTCCGCGAAAAGGACTGACGATGCGACTCAAGAACACGTTGTACGTGATCGGCGGTGGCGGCGCCTTCCTGGTCTTCGCCGTACCGTTGCTGTGGGCCCTCTTCCGCTCGGTGCAGCCGAACGACGTGATCGTCGCGGCTCCGGACGCGTCGACGTTCTTCCAGCTCACCTGGGACAATTTCCGGACGTTGATCGAAGGTCCCGGAAACCTGATCCGGGCGGTCGGGAACAGTCTGGTCGTCGCGTTGAGTACGGCGGTACTGACGGCGCTGCTGGCCACGCTGGCCGGGTACGGGTTCGCGCGGTTCCGGTTCCGGAGCGGGCCGCTGCTGTTCGCGCTCGTGGTGGTGTCGATGATGATCCCGTTCCAGGCGATCCTGACGCCGCTGTACCTCGAGCTGAACGTGCTGCGGCTGACCGACAGCCTGCTCGGGCTGGTGCTGTTCTACACCACGGTC containing:
- a CDS encoding carbohydrate ABC transporter permease, whose translation is MRLKNTLYVIGGGGAFLVFAVPLLWALFRSVQPNDVIVAAPDASTFFQLTWDNFRTLIEGPGNLIRAVGNSLVVALSTAVLTALLATLAGYGFARFRFRSGPLLFALVVVSMMIPFQAILTPLYLELNVLRLTDSLLGLVLFYTTVNLPFGVFVMRNSFSSVPVELEDSAHVDGCGTFRMLGSVLRPLITPGAATVALYAFLAAWTEFLGALTFLTKDELYTLPVALVNVQAGAYGDINFGSLVAGSVIAMIPCVVLYVGLQRFYVSGLASGAVKG